One genomic segment of Suttonella sp. R2A3 includes these proteins:
- the tmk gene encoding dTMP kinase, whose translation MNPKFITLDGTEGSGKSTQINLLREWFAEQGVDVWFTREPGGTPLGERLRELLLDPETEACSDSELLLIMAARCEHITREIKPRLARGQWVVSDRFNDATYAYQGWARGIDRSRIAALENWMQGDFQPDLRIILGLDSAGSRARLAGRNDYRDRFEQERHAFFDAVSEGYRVRAEVGNALWIDANVSPQAVFAQIKQAIEAL comes from the coding sequence ATGAACCCTAAATTCATCACATTAGACGGCACTGAAGGCTCGGGAAAATCGACACAGATCAACTTGTTACGTGAATGGTTTGCTGAGCAAGGTGTTGATGTGTGGTTTACCCGTGAGCCTGGTGGCACGCCGCTGGGTGAACGTTTGCGCGAATTATTGCTCGACCCCGAGACCGAGGCGTGCTCTGATAGTGAATTACTATTGATTATGGCGGCACGCTGTGAGCATATCACGCGCGAAATCAAGCCGCGTTTGGCGCGTGGACAGTGGGTGGTGAGTGATCGCTTTAACGATGCGACCTATGCTTACCAGGGCTGGGCGCGTGGGATTGACCGCTCGCGCATTGCGGCGCTCGAGAATTGGATGCAAGGCGATTTTCAACCGGATTTGCGCATTATTTTGGGTTTGGATTCTGCGGGCTCACGCGCGCGCTTGGCCGGGCGTAACGATTATCGAGACCGCTTTGAACAAGAACGTCACGCATTTTTTGATGCGGTGAGCGAGGGCTATCGTGTGCGCGCCGAGGTGGGTAACGCGCTGTGGATTGACGCGAATGTAAGTCCACAAGCTGTATTTGCACAGATTAAACAGGCGATTGAGGCATTATGA
- a CDS encoding DNA polymerase III subunit delta', translating into MNTLPWLDLNAPVCHAPLPNALLLIDPQRGNAQALARYLAQKALCLSEDAPCGQCKSCHLVSQDTHPDLQVYEQACAIDEIRALNAQVQHTPSIGKRRLVILGELDRYLIPSVNALLKTLEEPPEQTHFILSAANRRAVKATVVSRCQMIQVVSPDVEAAEQWLVQMHQWTPEQARQALILAQGDPFRALSASEHPDPAASINECVLFLAHPQHELAYLQVVDGLAKEKVLDSVAAQLRAIITFIQLDSHDEYWHNLLEPHRKAIEALDVHRLHRLYARVCELYRPDRQQIDKAMNIKHCLLEYAQKGAINL; encoded by the coding sequence ATGAACACCCTTCCCTGGCTTGATCTAAACGCCCCTGTTTGTCATGCACCGTTGCCAAATGCTCTGCTGCTGATAGACCCTCAGCGAGGAAATGCGCAGGCGTTAGCACGTTATCTGGCGCAAAAAGCCCTGTGTTTGTCAGAAGATGCGCCGTGCGGGCAGTGTAAATCGTGCCATTTAGTCAGCCAGGACACCCATCCGGATTTACAGGTTTATGAGCAGGCGTGCGCGATTGATGAGATTCGTGCACTGAACGCACAAGTGCAGCACACACCGAGTATTGGTAAAAGGCGCTTGGTGATCCTCGGTGAGCTTGACCGCTATTTAATCCCTTCTGTGAATGCGCTACTCAAAACGCTCGAAGAACCGCCAGAGCAAACCCATTTTATTTTGAGTGCGGCGAATCGCCGTGCAGTTAAGGCGACAGTAGTTAGTCGCTGTCAGATGATCCAGGTTGTCTCACCTGATGTTGAAGCTGCCGAGCAGTGGTTGGTGCAGATGCATCAATGGACACCTGAGCAGGCGCGTCAAGCGTTGATACTTGCCCAAGGCGACCCTTTTCGTGCACTAAGTGCTTCTGAGCATCCCGACCCTGCCGCCTCAATCAACGAATGTGTGTTGTTTCTCGCCCACCCACAGCACGAACTTGCGTATTTGCAGGTGGTTGATGGGCTAGCAAAAGAAAAGGTACTTGATAGCGTGGCTGCGCAACTGCGCGCGATCATTACCTTTATCCAGCTAGACAGCCACGACGAATATTGGCACAATCTACTGGAGCCTCACCGTAAAGCGATTGAGGCCTTAGATGTGCATCGCCTGCATCGATTATATGCGAGAGTGTGCGAATTGTATCGCCCTGACCGCCAACAAATTGATAAAGCGATGAACATCAAGCATTGCTTGCTCGAATATGCGCAAAAAGGAGCCATCAACCTATGA
- a CDS encoding PilZ domain-containing protein: MNDAVQSKLKKGVIRLNINDTRNLYQAYMPFIEGCGMFYPTEDSYQLGQEVFVFLQLPEDHGKFAVSGRVAWLNPPKKSGKRVPGIGIQLTGRDVSKIRETIERAIGKMGDSGLPTMTL, translated from the coding sequence ATGAATGATGCCGTGCAATCTAAACTTAAAAAAGGCGTGATTCGCCTGAATATTAATGACACACGCAATCTTTATCAGGCGTATATGCCCTTTATTGAGGGTTGTGGAATGTTTTATCCGACCGAGGACAGCTATCAACTCGGCCAAGAGGTGTTTGTGTTTTTGCAGCTCCCCGAAGACCATGGTAAATTTGCCGTTTCCGGGCGGGTGGCTTGGTTAAACCCACCCAAAAAATCGGGTAAACGTGTGCCGGGTATCGGTATTCAATTGACTGGTCGTGACGTGTCAAAAATTCGTGAAACCATCGAACGCGCAATCGGCAAAATGGGCGATAGCGGTCTGCCAACGATGACCCTTTAA